A stretch of the Capsicum annuum cultivar UCD-10X-F1 chromosome 10, UCD10Xv1.1, whole genome shotgun sequence genome encodes the following:
- the LOC107844256 gene encoding uncharacterized protein LOC107844256 produces the protein MASSIRENKEDPMAFRIQCTIGTHMFEKSLCDLGESINLIPYAIYRRLGLGNPTPTMMRLLMANRSIKRPVGVLLDVLVKVDRFILLVDFEVIDCEIDQEVSIILDQPFLYTGRAIIDLYFGEMKFWVHDGEVSFRVCKMKKQPIDLQMVLVIDIADEDVNDRSLEDPT, from the coding sequence ATGGCTAGTTcgataagagaaaataaagaggaTCCCATGGCCTTTAGAATTCAATGCACCATTGGTACACATATGTTTGAAAAATCTTTATGTGACCTTGGTGAAAGTATAAATCTCATTCCATATGCAATATATAGGAGGCTTGGCTTAGGCAACCCTACTCCAACAATGATGAGGCTTTTGATGGCGAACCGATCTATCAAGAGACCGGTTGGGGTCTTGCTTGACGTGTTAGTAAAGGTGGATAGATTTATCCTTTTGGTGGATTTTGAGGTTATTGATTGTGAAATTGACCAAGAAGTGTCTATTATCCTTGATCAACCTTTCCTTTATACCGGAAGAGCTATCATTGATTTGTACTTTGGGGAAATGAAGTTTTGGGTCCATGATGGTGAAGTATCATTTCGAGTGTGCAAAATGAAGAAACAACCCATAGATCTTCAAATGGTGTTAGTTATAGATATTGCAGATGAGGATGTTAATGATAGGTCTCTTGAGGATCCAACTTAA